A stretch of the Argentina anserina chromosome 6, drPotAnse1.1, whole genome shotgun sequence genome encodes the following:
- the LOC126797636 gene encoding uncharacterized protein LOC126797636 isoform X2, with translation MDLAPMKRDIDDLISQFSAAASTRFADMKQVWLSKKFSYIYNARPTCINSLALFMQSLYSHSIGHLVSSDSLSRRLGGLYCLYCLYETQPFKPPFKIYLSLEELKKLRNLVADAKAERVAAASAVVKRMLEKKVFLFGCVETNEGLKGKVDQLRELENARIRTACEKLFGDGRIEEFSHMDLGVEVDLGKVRQMCGEYAELKRVAAEEGGKELVGDVLGKIVKEWDEQRGVFYRETGLSRKMYGEEEQRQQGEEEGEDDSFDKELEQMLSAI, from the exons ATGGATTTGGCTCCGATGAAACGTGACATCGACGACCTCATATCCCAATTTTCCGCCGCCGCTTCAACTCGCTTCGCTGACATGAAGCAAGTATGGCTCTCCAAAAAGTTCTCCTACATCTACAACGCCCGTCCCACTTGCATTAACTCCCTCGCCCTCTTCATGCAGTCCCTCTACTCCCACTCAATCGGGCATCTAGTCTCTTCAGATTCCTTGTCACGCAGACTCGGCGGCCTCTACTGCCTCTACTGCCTCTATGAGACTCAGCCCTTCAAGCCGCCTTTCAAAATCTACCTATCTCTGGAAGAGCTCAAGAAGCTCCGGAACCTCGTGGCGGACGCGAAGGCTGAGCGCGTGGCGGCCGCGAGCGCGGTGGTGAAACGGATGCTGGAGAAGAAGGTGTTTCTGTTCGGGTGCGTGGAGACGAACGAGGGGCTGAAGGGGAAGGTGGATCAGCTGAGGGAGCTGGAGAACGCGAGGATTCGGACGGCGTGTGAGAAGCTGTTTGGGGATGGGAGGATTGAGGAGTTTAGTCACATGGATTTGGGGGTGGAGGTTGATTTGGGGAAGGTGAGGCAGATGTGTGGGGAGTATGCGGAGTTGAAGAGGGTTGCGGCGGAGGAGG GAGGGAAGGAGTTGGTTGGGGATGTGTTGGGGAAGATTGTCAAGGAGTGGGATGAGCAGAGGGGAGTGTTTTATCGGGAGACGGGGTTGAGTCGGAAAATGTATGGAGAGGAGGAGCAGAGGCAGCAGGGAGAAGAGGAGGGAGAGGACGACAGTTTCGACAAGGAGCTCGAGCAGATGCTCTCTGCAATCTGA
- the LOC126797636 gene encoding uncharacterized protein LOC126797636 isoform X1, whose protein sequence is MDLAPMKRDIDDLISQFSAAASTRFADMKQVWLSKKFSYIYNARPTCINSLALFMQSLYSHSIGHLVSSDSLSRRLGGLYCLYCLYETQPFKPPFKIYLSLEELKKLRNLVADAKAERVAAASAVVKRMLEKKVFLFGCVETNEGLKGKVDQLRELENARIRTACEKLFGDGRIEEFSHMDLGVEVDLGKVRQMCGEYAELKRVAAEEGGDEEMKGAEGGGKELVGDVLGKIVKEWDEQRGVFYRETGLSRKMYGEEEQRQQGEEEGEDDSFDKELEQMLSAI, encoded by the coding sequence ATGGATTTGGCTCCGATGAAACGTGACATCGACGACCTCATATCCCAATTTTCCGCCGCCGCTTCAACTCGCTTCGCTGACATGAAGCAAGTATGGCTCTCCAAAAAGTTCTCCTACATCTACAACGCCCGTCCCACTTGCATTAACTCCCTCGCCCTCTTCATGCAGTCCCTCTACTCCCACTCAATCGGGCATCTAGTCTCTTCAGATTCCTTGTCACGCAGACTCGGCGGCCTCTACTGCCTCTACTGCCTCTATGAGACTCAGCCCTTCAAGCCGCCTTTCAAAATCTACCTATCTCTGGAAGAGCTCAAGAAGCTCCGGAACCTCGTGGCGGACGCGAAGGCTGAGCGCGTGGCGGCCGCGAGCGCGGTGGTGAAACGGATGCTGGAGAAGAAGGTGTTTCTGTTCGGGTGCGTGGAGACGAACGAGGGGCTGAAGGGGAAGGTGGATCAGCTGAGGGAGCTGGAGAACGCGAGGATTCGGACGGCGTGTGAGAAGCTGTTTGGGGATGGGAGGATTGAGGAGTTTAGTCACATGGATTTGGGGGTGGAGGTTGATTTGGGGAAGGTGAGGCAGATGTGTGGGGAGTATGCGGAGTTGAAGAGGGTTGCGGCGGAGGAGGGTGGGGATGAGGAGATGAAGGGGGCTGAGGGAGGAGGGAAGGAGTTGGTTGGGGATGTGTTGGGGAAGATTGTCAAGGAGTGGGATGAGCAGAGGGGAGTGTTTTATCGGGAGACGGGGTTGAGTCGGAAAATGTATGGAGAGGAGGAGCAGAGGCAGCAGGGAGAAGAGGAGGGAGAGGACGACAGTTTCGACAAGGAGCTCGAGCAGATGCTCTCTGCAATCTGA
- the LOC126797636 gene encoding uncharacterized protein LOC126797636 isoform X3, with translation MDLAPMKRDIDDLISQFSAAASTRFADMKQSLYSHSIGHLVSSDSLSRRLGGLYCLYCLYETQPFKPPFKIYLSLEELKKLRNLVADAKAERVAAASAVVKRMLEKKVFLFGCVETNEGLKGKVDQLRELENARIRTACEKLFGDGRIEEFSHMDLGVEVDLGKVRQMCGEYAELKRVAAEEGGDEEMKGAEGGGKELVGDVLGKIVKEWDEQRGVFYRETGLSRKMYGEEEQRQQGEEEGEDDSFDKELEQMLSAI, from the exons ATGGATTTGGCTCCGATGAAACGTGACATCGACGACCTCATATCCCAATTTTCCGCCGCCGCTTCAACTCGCTTCGCTGACATGAAGCAA TCCCTCTACTCCCACTCAATCGGGCATCTAGTCTCTTCAGATTCCTTGTCACGCAGACTCGGCGGCCTCTACTGCCTCTACTGCCTCTATGAGACTCAGCCCTTCAAGCCGCCTTTCAAAATCTACCTATCTCTGGAAGAGCTCAAGAAGCTCCGGAACCTCGTGGCGGACGCGAAGGCTGAGCGCGTGGCGGCCGCGAGCGCGGTGGTGAAACGGATGCTGGAGAAGAAGGTGTTTCTGTTCGGGTGCGTGGAGACGAACGAGGGGCTGAAGGGGAAGGTGGATCAGCTGAGGGAGCTGGAGAACGCGAGGATTCGGACGGCGTGTGAGAAGCTGTTTGGGGATGGGAGGATTGAGGAGTTTAGTCACATGGATTTGGGGGTGGAGGTTGATTTGGGGAAGGTGAGGCAGATGTGTGGGGAGTATGCGGAGTTGAAGAGGGTTGCGGCGGAGGAGGGTGGGGATGAGGAGATGAAGGGGGCTGAGGGAGGAGGGAAGGAGTTGGTTGGGGATGTGTTGGGGAAGATTGTCAAGGAGTGGGATGAGCAGAGGGGAGTGTTTTATCGGGAGACGGGGTTGAGTCGGAAAATGTATGGAGAGGAGGAGCAGAGGCAGCAGGGAGAAGAGGAGGGAGAGGACGACAGTTTCGACAAGGAGCTCGAGCAGATGCTCTCTGCAATCTGA